A genome region from Mycobacterium florentinum includes the following:
- a CDS encoding thioredoxin family protein: MTRPRSSIGPALAGAVDLSGLKQRAQQSPSPAGAAAGSTPAGPGTTAVTEANFEAEVLIRSDEVPVVVALWSPRSEACVELVDTLSGLAAEDGGKWALATVNVDVAPRVAQIFGVEAVPTVVALAAGQPLSSFQGPQPADQLRRWLDQLLSATAGKLKGATGSEEAAEVDPELAQARQQLEAGDFDAAKQSYQALLNTNPDSVEAKGAIRQIEFLTRATTQRPDAVAVADAAPGDIEAAFAAADVQILNQDVNAAFERLTALVRSTSGDERTQVRTRLIELFELFDPADPEVIVGRRNLANALY, translated from the coding sequence GTGACGCGTCCGAGATCCTCGATCGGGCCTGCGCTGGCTGGTGCGGTCGACCTGTCCGGTCTTAAGCAACGTGCTCAGCAGAGCCCGTCGCCCGCCGGCGCCGCGGCCGGGTCCACACCGGCGGGTCCGGGGACCACAGCGGTCACCGAGGCCAATTTCGAGGCCGAGGTGCTAATCCGCTCCGACGAAGTGCCCGTCGTGGTCGCCCTGTGGTCGCCGCGCAGCGAGGCCTGCGTCGAGCTGGTCGACACGCTATCCGGCCTGGCCGCCGAGGACGGCGGGAAATGGGCCCTGGCGACGGTCAATGTCGACGTGGCGCCCCGGGTGGCCCAGATCTTCGGTGTCGAGGCGGTTCCTACCGTCGTGGCCCTGGCCGCCGGCCAGCCGCTGTCCAGCTTCCAAGGCCCGCAGCCCGCCGATCAATTGCGCCGCTGGCTGGATCAACTGCTGTCGGCGACGGCCGGAAAGCTAAAGGGCGCAACCGGTTCCGAGGAGGCCGCGGAGGTCGACCCCGAGTTGGCCCAAGCCCGCCAGCAGCTGGAGGCCGGTGACTTCGACGCGGCCAAGCAGTCCTACCAGGCGCTGCTGAACACCAATCCGGACAGTGTCGAGGCGAAGGGCGCGATCCGTCAGATCGAGTTCCTCACCCGTGCGACCACTCAGCGTCCCGATGCGGTGGCCGTCGCGGATGCAGCACCCGGTGACATCGAAGCCGCCTTCGCGGCCGCCGATGTGCAGATCCTCAACCAGGATGTGAACGCGGCATTCGAACGCTTGACGGCGTTGGTGCGCAGCACATCTGGGGACGAGCGCACCCAGGTGCGCACCCGGCTGATCGAGTTGTTCGAACTCTTCGATCCCGCCGACCCCGAGGTCATCGTCGGCCGGCGCAACCTCGCCAACGCGCTCTACTGA
- the glgB gene encoding 1,4-alpha-glucan branching protein GlgB, which translates to MSRTESRTDQTHLAPDPGDLARLVAGTHHNPHSILGAHEYGDHTVIRAFRPHAKEVVALIGDDEFAMQHLEAGLFAVALPFANLIDYRLKLDYGPGAHVTADAYRFLPTLGEVDLHLFSEGRHERLWEVLGAHPRSFTTADGVVDGVSFAVWAPNAKGISLIGEFNGWTGTEAPMRVLGSTGVWELFWPGFPTDGLYKFRVHGADGVVTERADPFAFATEVPPQTASRVTTSKHTWTDGDWMTQRAQRNPVFEPMSTYEVHLGSWRPGRSYRELATELTNYVVEHGFTHVELLPVAEHPFAGSWGYQVTSYYAPTSRFGTPDDFRALVDALHRAGIGVIVDWVPAHFPKDAWALGRFDGTPLYEHSDPKRGEQLDWGTYVFDFGRREVRNFLVANALYWLEEYHIDGLRVDAVASMLYLDYSRPADGWTPNIYGGRENLEAVQFLQEMNATAHKAAPGIVTIAEESTSWPGVTRPTNLGGLGFSMKWNMGWMHDTLDYISRDPVYRSFHHHEMTFSMLYAFSENYVLPLSHDEVVHGKGTLWGRMPGNNHVKAAGLRSLLAYQWAHPGKQLLFMGQEFGQRAEWSEQNGLDWWQLDEQGFSNGVLRFVRDINAIYRDRPALWSRDTTPEGYSWIDANDSGNNVLSFLRYGNDGSVMACVFNFSGTEHAGYRLGLPSAGRWREVLNTDATDYNGSGIGNLGGVDATEDPWHGRPASAQLVLPPTSALWLEPE; encoded by the coding sequence ATGAGTCGAACCGAGAGCCGAACCGATCAAACGCACCTGGCGCCCGACCCGGGCGATCTGGCCCGGCTGGTGGCCGGCACTCACCACAACCCGCACAGCATCCTGGGTGCTCACGAGTACGGCGACCACACCGTCATCCGGGCCTTTCGCCCGCATGCGAAGGAAGTCGTCGCACTAATCGGTGACGACGAGTTCGCGATGCAGCACCTCGAAGCCGGTTTGTTCGCCGTTGCGTTGCCGTTCGCGAACCTGATCGACTACCGGCTGAAGCTGGATTACGGCCCCGGCGCGCACGTGACCGCCGACGCTTACCGCTTCCTGCCCACCCTGGGCGAGGTCGACCTGCACCTGTTCTCCGAGGGCCGCCACGAGCGACTCTGGGAAGTCCTTGGTGCCCACCCCCGCTCGTTCACCACGGCCGACGGTGTCGTCGACGGGGTGTCGTTCGCGGTGTGGGCGCCAAACGCCAAGGGCATCAGCCTGATTGGCGAGTTCAACGGCTGGACCGGCACCGAGGCGCCGATGCGAGTGCTGGGCTCCACCGGGGTATGGGAGTTGTTCTGGCCCGGGTTCCCGACTGACGGCCTGTACAAGTTCCGCGTGCACGGCGCCGACGGCGTCGTGACCGAACGGGCCGACCCGTTCGCCTTCGCCACCGAGGTGCCACCGCAGACCGCGTCGCGGGTGACGACCAGCAAGCACACCTGGACCGACGGCGACTGGATGACGCAGCGGGCGCAGCGCAATCCGGTGTTCGAGCCGATGAGCACCTACGAGGTACATCTCGGCTCGTGGCGACCCGGACGCAGCTACCGCGAGCTCGCCACCGAGCTGACGAATTACGTTGTCGAGCATGGATTTACCCATGTAGAGCTGTTGCCCGTGGCCGAACACCCCTTCGCCGGGTCCTGGGGATATCAGGTCACCTCGTATTACGCCCCGACATCGCGATTCGGCACACCCGACGATTTTCGGGCGCTCGTCGACGCGCTGCACCGGGCCGGCATCGGCGTGATCGTGGACTGGGTTCCGGCGCACTTCCCCAAGGACGCGTGGGCACTGGGCCGCTTCGACGGCACCCCCCTCTACGAGCACTCCGACCCCAAGCGCGGTGAGCAACTCGACTGGGGTACCTACGTTTTCGACTTCGGCCGCCGCGAGGTGCGCAACTTCCTGGTCGCCAACGCGCTGTACTGGCTCGAGGAGTACCACATCGACGGCCTGCGAGTGGACGCGGTGGCCTCGATGCTCTACCTGGACTACTCGCGTCCCGCCGACGGCTGGACACCCAACATCTACGGCGGGCGAGAGAATCTCGAGGCCGTGCAGTTCCTGCAGGAGATGAACGCCACCGCGCACAAGGCCGCACCGGGCATCGTCACGATCGCCGAGGAGTCGACATCGTGGCCCGGCGTGACGCGGCCGACCAACCTTGGCGGCCTTGGCTTTTCGATGAAGTGGAATATGGGCTGGATGCACGACACGCTCGACTACATCAGCCGCGACCCGGTCTACCGCAGCTTCCACCACCACGAGATGACCTTCTCGATGCTGTACGCGTTCAGCGAGAACTACGTGCTGCCGCTCAGCCACGACGAGGTCGTGCACGGCAAGGGCACGCTGTGGGGCCGGATGCCGGGCAACAATCACGTCAAGGCCGCCGGACTGCGCAGCCTGCTGGCCTATCAGTGGGCCCACCCCGGCAAGCAATTGCTGTTCATGGGACAGGAATTCGGGCAGCGCGCCGAGTGGTCAGAGCAGAACGGCCTGGATTGGTGGCAGCTCGACGAGCAGGGCTTCTCCAACGGGGTGCTGCGTTTCGTCCGCGACATCAACGCCATTTACCGCGACCGTCCGGCGCTGTGGAGCCGCGACACCACACCCGAGGGCTATTCCTGGATCGACGCCAACGATTCCGGCAACAACGTGTTGAGTTTCCTGCGGTACGGCAACGACGGCTCGGTGATGGCGTGTGTGTTCAACTTCTCGGGCACCGAGCACGCCGGCTACCGGCTCGGGCTGCCGAGCGCCGGTCGCTGGCGAGAGGTGCTCAACACCGACGCGACGGACTACAACGGTTCGGGGATAGGCAATCTCGGCGGTGTGGACGCCACCGAGGACCCGTGGCATGGCCGCCCGGCCTCGGCGCAGCTGGTGCTGCCGCCCACGTCGGCACTGTGGCTGGAACCCGAGTAA
- a CDS encoding acetyl-CoA C-acetyltransferase: MTTSVIVAGARTPIGKLMGSLKDFSASDLGGIAIAGALEKANVPASAVQYVIMGQVLTAGAGQMPARQAAVAAGIGWDVPALSINKMCLSGIDAIALADQLIRAGEFDVVVAGGQESMTKAPHLLMDSRAGYKYGDVTVLDHLAYDGLHDVFTDQPMGALTEQRNDVDKFTRAEQDEFAARSHRKAAAAWKDGVFTDEVVPVNIPQRKGDPLQFTEDEGIRANTTAESLAGLKPAFRKDGTITAGSASQISDGAAAVVVMNKDKAQEMGLSWLAEIGAHGVVAGPDSTLQSQPANAIKKALAREGITVDQLDVVEINEAFSAVALASTRELGLNPEIVNVNGGAIAVGHPIGMSGARITLHVALELARRGSGYGVAALCGAGGQGDALILRAG, encoded by the coding sequence ATGACGACATCGGTGATCGTTGCTGGAGCACGGACCCCGATCGGCAAGTTGATGGGTTCGCTGAAGGATTTCTCGGCCAGCGACCTGGGTGGGATCGCGATCGCCGGTGCGCTGGAGAAGGCGAACGTGCCCGCCTCCGCGGTCCAGTACGTGATCATGGGCCAAGTGCTGACCGCCGGCGCCGGCCAGATGCCCGCGCGGCAAGCTGCGGTGGCGGCCGGTATCGGCTGGGACGTCCCGGCGCTGAGCATCAACAAGATGTGCCTGTCCGGTATCGATGCCATTGCACTGGCTGACCAGCTGATTCGGGCCGGAGAGTTCGACGTTGTGGTGGCCGGTGGTCAGGAGTCCATGACGAAGGCACCCCACCTGCTGATGGACAGCCGTGCGGGCTACAAGTACGGGGACGTGACGGTGCTCGACCACTTGGCCTACGACGGCCTGCACGACGTGTTCACCGACCAGCCGATGGGCGCGCTGACCGAGCAGCGCAACGACGTCGACAAGTTCACCCGCGCCGAGCAGGACGAGTTCGCTGCGCGGTCGCATCGGAAGGCGGCCGCCGCGTGGAAGGACGGCGTTTTCACCGACGAAGTCGTGCCCGTGAACATCCCGCAGCGCAAAGGCGATCCGCTGCAATTCACCGAGGACGAGGGCATTCGGGCAAACACCACCGCCGAATCGCTGGCCGGTCTCAAACCGGCTTTCCGGAAGGACGGCACCATCACCGCGGGCTCGGCGTCGCAGATTTCCGACGGGGCCGCCGCGGTCGTGGTGATGAACAAGGACAAGGCGCAGGAAATGGGCCTGTCGTGGCTGGCCGAGATCGGTGCGCACGGAGTCGTGGCGGGGCCCGATTCGACGCTGCAGTCCCAGCCCGCCAACGCGATCAAGAAGGCACTCGCCCGCGAGGGCATCACGGTCGACCAACTCGACGTGGTGGAGATCAACGAGGCGTTCTCGGCGGTGGCGCTGGCCTCGACGCGCGAACTCGGCCTCAACCCCGAGATCGTCAACGTCAACGGCGGTGCGATCGCGGTGGGACACCCGATCGGCATGTCGGGCGCCCGGATCACGCTGCATGTGGCCCTGGAACTGGCGCGGCGCGGTTCGGGCTACGGCGTCGCGGCGCTGTGCGGCGCCGGGGGCCAGGGCGACGCGCTGATTCTGCGCGCCGGTTAA
- the nucS gene encoding endonuclease NucS — protein MRLVIAQCTVDYVGRLTAHLPSARRLLLFKADGSVSVHADDRAYKPLNWMSPPCWVTEEVVGETPVWVVENKAGEQLRITVEEIEHDSSHDLGVDPGLVKDGVEAHLQALLAEHVQLLGEGYTLVRREYMTAIGPVDLLCRDERGGSVAVEIKRRGEIDGVEQLTRYLELLNRDTVLAPVKGVFAAQQIKPQARTLATDRGIRCLTLDYDKMRGMDSDEYRLF, from the coding sequence GTGCGTCTTGTGATCGCCCAGTGCACCGTTGACTACGTTGGCCGGCTCACCGCTCATCTGCCGTCGGCGCGTAGGTTGTTGCTGTTCAAGGCCGATGGCTCGGTGAGCGTGCACGCCGACGACCGCGCCTACAAGCCGTTGAACTGGATGAGTCCGCCGTGCTGGGTGACCGAAGAGGTCGTGGGCGAGACGCCGGTCTGGGTGGTGGAGAACAAGGCGGGCGAACAGCTGCGCATCACCGTCGAGGAGATCGAGCACGACTCCAGCCACGATCTCGGTGTCGATCCCGGGTTGGTCAAAGACGGCGTCGAGGCGCACCTGCAGGCACTGCTCGCCGAACACGTGCAGTTGCTGGGTGAGGGCTATACGTTGGTCCGCCGCGAGTACATGACCGCGATCGGTCCAGTCGATCTGTTGTGCCGTGACGAGCGGGGCGGCTCGGTTGCGGTGGAGATCAAACGGCGCGGCGAAATCGACGGCGTGGAGCAACTCACTCGCTACCTCGAATTGCTGAATCGCGACACCGTTCTCGCGCCGGTCAAGGGCGTGTTCGCCGCGCAGCAGATTAAACCTCAGGCGCGAACTTTAGCCACTGACCGCGGGATACGTTGCCTCACACTGGATTACGACAAGATGCGGGGAATGGACAGCGACGAGTACCGGCTGTTCTGA
- the mce gene encoding methylmalonyl-CoA epimerase, whose protein sequence is MMTTDQVGARQLLATSLVTAIDHVGIAVADLDAAIAWYHDTLGMVLVHEEVNEDQGIREAMIAVQDGEPGTAQIQLMAPIDESSTIAKFLDKRGPGIQQMAVRVSDLDALCEQLREQGVRLVYEIPRRGTANSRINFIHPKDAGGVLMELVEPAS, encoded by the coding sequence GTGATGACGACCGATCAAGTTGGCGCCCGTCAGTTGCTGGCCACCTCGCTGGTGACGGCGATCGATCACGTCGGCATCGCAGTCGCCGACCTCGACGCGGCCATCGCCTGGTACCACGACACCCTCGGCATGGTGCTGGTACACGAGGAAGTCAACGAGGATCAGGGAATCCGCGAAGCCATGATCGCCGTGCAGGACGGCGAGCCCGGCACCGCGCAGATCCAGCTGATGGCCCCGATCGACGAGTCCTCGACGATCGCCAAGTTCCTGGACAAGCGCGGACCGGGCATCCAGCAGATGGCCGTCCGAGTCAGCGACCTGGACGCCCTCTGCGAGCAGCTGCGTGAGCAGGGCGTGCGGCTGGTCTATGAGATTCCGCGCCGCGGTACAGCGAACTCTCGGATCAACTTCATCCATCCCAAGGACGCCGGCGGGGTGCTGATGGAATTGGTCGAGCCGGCTTCCTAG